The Ranitomeya imitator isolate aRanImi1 chromosome 6, aRanImi1.pri, whole genome shotgun sequence genome window below encodes:
- the ITGB1 gene encoding integrin beta-1 isoform X1 → MARILIIVGLCVYSLSYISAQQGGTECLKANAKSCGDCIQAGPNCGWCTKVDFLQEGEPTSARCDDLAALKTKGCPEESIQNPRGSKEKLKDNAITNKAKGERMDPANITQIRPQQLRFELRSGEPQTFNLTFRRAEDYPIDLYYLMDLSYSMKDDLENVKSLGTALMREMEQITSDFRIGFGSFVEKTVMPYISTTPAKLLNPCTTDQNCTSPFSFKNVLNLTSDGRLFNDLVGKQQISGNLDSPEGGFDAIMQVAVCGEQIGWRNVTRLLVFSTDAGFHFAGDGKLGGIVLPNDGKCHMHDNMYTMSHYYDYPSIAHIVQKLSENNIQTIFAVTEDFQPVYKELKNLIPKSAVGTLSSNSSNVIQLIIDSYNSLSSELILENSKLPEGVTINYKSFCKNGVIGTGENGRKCSNISLGDQVQFEISVTAHKCPKNDQTDSIKIKPLGFTEEVEIVLKYICECDCQQSGTPDSPECHYGNGTFECGACRCNDGRIGKHCECSTEQVSNEDMDAQCRKENSSEICSNNGDCICGQCVCKKRDNPNEVYSGKYCDCDNFNCDRSNGQICGGNGVCKCRVCECFPNFSGSACDCSEDKTTCIASNGQLCNGRGVCECGRCKCTDPKFQGQTCEMCQTCAGVCTEHKECVQCRAFQKGEKQAVCNSQCLHFNYTMVDSRDKLPQPGQADALTHCKEKDADDCWFYFTYSVNANSEVHVHVVKDPECPSGPDIIPIVAGVVAGIVLIGLALLLIWKLLMIIHDRREFAKFEKEKMNAKWDAQENPIYKSPINNFKNPNYGRKAAL, encoded by the exons ATGGCCCGTATCCTGATCATTGTGGGGCTGTGCGTGTATTCGTTGTCCTACATCAGTGCACAACAGG GTGGAACTGAATGTTTAAAAGCAAATGCCAAATCCTGTGGAGATTGTATACAAGCCGGACCAAACTGTGGATGGTGCACCAAAGTG GACTTTTTGCAAGAAGGAGAACCAACATCTGCTCGTTGTGACGACTTGGCTGCATTAAAAACTAAAGGATGCCCTGAGGAAAGTATCCAAAATCCCAGAGGCAGCAAGGAAAAGCTAAAAGACAATGCCATAACCAATAAGGCCAAAGGCGAACGTATGGACCCCGCGAACATCACCCAGATCCGGCCCCAGCAGCTGCGATTTGAGCTGAGATCCG GTGAACCCCAGACGTTTAACTTAACCTTCAGACGAGCAGAAGATTATCCTATAGATCTGTACTATCTTATGGACCTGTCCTACTCCATGAAGGACGATTTGGAGAATGTCAAAAGCCTCGGCACCGCGCTCATGAGGGAAATGGAGCAAATTACATCAGATTTTAGGATAG GTTTTGGATCTTTTGTGGAGAAAACGGTTATGCCATATATTAGCACCACTCCAGCTAAGCTCCTCAATCCCTGCACCACCGACCAGAACTGCACCAGTCCGTTTAGCTTTAAGAACGTCCTTAATTTGACCAGTGATGGCAGGCTCTTCAATGATCTCGTAGGCAAACAGCAAATCTCTGGTAACCTGGATTCCCCGGAAGGTGGTTTTGATGCAATTATGCAGGTTGCCGTGTGTGGG GAGCAAATTGGTTGGAGGAATGTGACGCGCTTGTTGGTCTTCTCCACTGATGCCGGCTTCCATTTTGCTGGAGATGGAAAATTGGGAGGAATCGTGCTGCCGAACGATGGGAAATGTCACATGCATGATAATATGTACACAATGAGCCATTATTAT GACTACCCGTCAATTGCTCATATAGTACAGAAACTTAGTGAAAATAACATCCAGACTATCTTTGCTGTCACTGAGGATTTCCAGCCAGTTTACAAG GAATTAAAGAACCTGATACCAAAGTCCGCCGTAGGAACGCTTTCCTCAAACTCAAGTAACGTCATTCAGTTGATCATTGACTCCTACAAT tcatTGTCTTCAGAACTGATTTTGGAAAACAGCAAATTACCAGAAGGCGTAACTATTAACTATAAGTCATTCTGTAAGAACGGGGTTATCGGTACAGGAGAGAATGGAAGGAAATGCTCCAACATCTCTCTGGGAGATCAG gttcaGTTTGAGATTAGTGTAACAGCTCATAAGTGTCCTAAGAACGATCAAACTGACAGTATTAAAATCAAGCCTTTAGGTTTTACGGAAGAAGTAGAAATCGTTCTGAAATATATCTGCGAGTGTGATTGCCAACAGTCTGGAACCCCTGATAGCCCAGAATGCCACTATGGAAATGGCACATTTGAATGTGGAGCCTGCAG GTGTAATGATGGCCGTATCGGGAAACATTGTGAGTGCAGTACCGAGCAGGTCAGCAATGAAGATATGGATGCTCAGTGCAGAAAGGAGAACAGCTCTGAGATTTGCAGCAACAACGGTGATTGTATCTGTGGACAATGTGTGTGTAAGAAGAGGGACAACCCCAATGAAGTGTATTCTGGAAAATACTGCGACTGTGACAATTTCAACTGTGACCGGTCTAATGGACAGATCTGTGGAG GTAATGGAGTTTGTAAATGTAGAGTATGCGAGTGTTTCCCGAACTTCTCTGGAAGTGCATGCGATTGCTCCGAAGACAAGACAACATGTATAGCATCGAATGGCCAACTATGCAACGGAAGAGGCGTATGTGAATGTGGAAGGTGTAAATGTACAGATCCTAAATTCCAAGGACAAACCTGCGAGATGTGTCAGACCTGTGCTGGTGTTTGCACTGAGCACAA ggAATGTGTTCAGTGTAGAGCCTTCCAAAaaggagaaaaacaagcagtctgcAATAGTCAGTGCTTGCATTTCAACTATACCATGGTGGATAGCCGTGACAAGCTACCTCAGCCAGGACAGGCAGACGCCCTCACTCACTGCAAAGAGAAGGACGCCGATGACTGCTGGTTCTACTTCACCTACTCTGTCAATGCCAACTCCGAAGTTCACGTGCATGTGGTGAAGGATCCAG AATGTCCCAGCGGCCCTGACATAATCCCAATCGTTGCTGGCGTGGTGGCCGGGATCGTTCTCATCGGGCTGGCGCTGCTGCTCATATGGAAGCTTCTTATGATCATCCATGACCGGAGAGAGTTTGCTAAATTCGAGAAAGAAAAGATGAATGCCAAATGGGACGCT CAAGAGAATCCTATTTACAAGAGTCCTATAAATAATTTCAAGAATCCAAATTATGGACGTAAAGCCGCTCTCTAA
- the ITGB1 gene encoding integrin beta-1 isoform X2 gives MARILIIVGLCVYSLSYISAQQGGTECLKANAKSCGDCIQAGPNCGWCTKVDFLQEGEPTSARCDDLAALKTKGCPEESIQNPRGSKEKLKDNAITNKAKGERMDPANITQIRPQQLRFELRSGEPQTFNLTFRRAEDYPIDLYYLMDLSYSMKDDLENVKSLGTALMREMEQITSDFRIGFGSFVEKTVMPYISTTPAKLLNPCTTDQNCTSPFSFKNVLNLTSDGRLFNDLVGKQQISGNLDSPEGGFDAIMQVAVCGEQIGWRNVTRLLVFSTDAGFHFAGDGKLGGIVLPNDGKCHMHDNMYTMSHYYDYPSIAHIVQKLSENNIQTIFAVTEDFQPVYKELKNLIPKSAVGTLSSNSSNVIQLIIDSYNSLSSELILENSKLPEGVTINYKSFCKNGVIGTGENGRKCSNISLGDQVQFEISVTAHKCPKNDQTDSIKIKPLGFTEEVEIVLKYICECDCQQSGTPDSPECHYGNGTFECGACRCNDGRIGKHCECSTEQVSNEDMDAQCRKENSSEICSNNGDCICGQCVCKKRDNPNEVYSGKYCDCDNFNCDRSNGQICGGNGVCKCRVCECFPNFSGSACDCSEDKTTCIASNGQLCNGRGVCECGRCKCTDPKFQGQTCEMCQTCAGVCTEHKECVQCRAFQKGEKQAVCNSQCLHFNYTMVDSRDKLPQPGQADALTHCKEKDADDCWFYFTYSVNANSEVHVHVVKDPECPSGPDIIPIVAGVVAGIVLIGLALLLIWKLLMIIHDRREFAKFEKEKMNAKWDAGENPIYKSAVTTVVNPKYEGK, from the exons ATGGCCCGTATCCTGATCATTGTGGGGCTGTGCGTGTATTCGTTGTCCTACATCAGTGCACAACAGG GTGGAACTGAATGTTTAAAAGCAAATGCCAAATCCTGTGGAGATTGTATACAAGCCGGACCAAACTGTGGATGGTGCACCAAAGTG GACTTTTTGCAAGAAGGAGAACCAACATCTGCTCGTTGTGACGACTTGGCTGCATTAAAAACTAAAGGATGCCCTGAGGAAAGTATCCAAAATCCCAGAGGCAGCAAGGAAAAGCTAAAAGACAATGCCATAACCAATAAGGCCAAAGGCGAACGTATGGACCCCGCGAACATCACCCAGATCCGGCCCCAGCAGCTGCGATTTGAGCTGAGATCCG GTGAACCCCAGACGTTTAACTTAACCTTCAGACGAGCAGAAGATTATCCTATAGATCTGTACTATCTTATGGACCTGTCCTACTCCATGAAGGACGATTTGGAGAATGTCAAAAGCCTCGGCACCGCGCTCATGAGGGAAATGGAGCAAATTACATCAGATTTTAGGATAG GTTTTGGATCTTTTGTGGAGAAAACGGTTATGCCATATATTAGCACCACTCCAGCTAAGCTCCTCAATCCCTGCACCACCGACCAGAACTGCACCAGTCCGTTTAGCTTTAAGAACGTCCTTAATTTGACCAGTGATGGCAGGCTCTTCAATGATCTCGTAGGCAAACAGCAAATCTCTGGTAACCTGGATTCCCCGGAAGGTGGTTTTGATGCAATTATGCAGGTTGCCGTGTGTGGG GAGCAAATTGGTTGGAGGAATGTGACGCGCTTGTTGGTCTTCTCCACTGATGCCGGCTTCCATTTTGCTGGAGATGGAAAATTGGGAGGAATCGTGCTGCCGAACGATGGGAAATGTCACATGCATGATAATATGTACACAATGAGCCATTATTAT GACTACCCGTCAATTGCTCATATAGTACAGAAACTTAGTGAAAATAACATCCAGACTATCTTTGCTGTCACTGAGGATTTCCAGCCAGTTTACAAG GAATTAAAGAACCTGATACCAAAGTCCGCCGTAGGAACGCTTTCCTCAAACTCAAGTAACGTCATTCAGTTGATCATTGACTCCTACAAT tcatTGTCTTCAGAACTGATTTTGGAAAACAGCAAATTACCAGAAGGCGTAACTATTAACTATAAGTCATTCTGTAAGAACGGGGTTATCGGTACAGGAGAGAATGGAAGGAAATGCTCCAACATCTCTCTGGGAGATCAG gttcaGTTTGAGATTAGTGTAACAGCTCATAAGTGTCCTAAGAACGATCAAACTGACAGTATTAAAATCAAGCCTTTAGGTTTTACGGAAGAAGTAGAAATCGTTCTGAAATATATCTGCGAGTGTGATTGCCAACAGTCTGGAACCCCTGATAGCCCAGAATGCCACTATGGAAATGGCACATTTGAATGTGGAGCCTGCAG GTGTAATGATGGCCGTATCGGGAAACATTGTGAGTGCAGTACCGAGCAGGTCAGCAATGAAGATATGGATGCTCAGTGCAGAAAGGAGAACAGCTCTGAGATTTGCAGCAACAACGGTGATTGTATCTGTGGACAATGTGTGTGTAAGAAGAGGGACAACCCCAATGAAGTGTATTCTGGAAAATACTGCGACTGTGACAATTTCAACTGTGACCGGTCTAATGGACAGATCTGTGGAG GTAATGGAGTTTGTAAATGTAGAGTATGCGAGTGTTTCCCGAACTTCTCTGGAAGTGCATGCGATTGCTCCGAAGACAAGACAACATGTATAGCATCGAATGGCCAACTATGCAACGGAAGAGGCGTATGTGAATGTGGAAGGTGTAAATGTACAGATCCTAAATTCCAAGGACAAACCTGCGAGATGTGTCAGACCTGTGCTGGTGTTTGCACTGAGCACAA ggAATGTGTTCAGTGTAGAGCCTTCCAAAaaggagaaaaacaagcagtctgcAATAGTCAGTGCTTGCATTTCAACTATACCATGGTGGATAGCCGTGACAAGCTACCTCAGCCAGGACAGGCAGACGCCCTCACTCACTGCAAAGAGAAGGACGCCGATGACTGCTGGTTCTACTTCACCTACTCTGTCAATGCCAACTCCGAAGTTCACGTGCATGTGGTGAAGGATCCAG AATGTCCCAGCGGCCCTGACATAATCCCAATCGTTGCTGGCGTGGTGGCCGGGATCGTTCTCATCGGGCTGGCGCTGCTGCTCATATGGAAGCTTCTTATGATCATCCATGACCGGAGAGAGTTTGCTAAATTCGAGAAAGAAAAGATGAATGCCAAATGGGACGCT GGTGAAAATCCCATCTACAAAAGTGCGGTGACAACGGTGGTGAATCCGAAATATGAGGGAAAATGA